The following proteins come from a genomic window of Nicotiana tomentosiformis chromosome 12, ASM39032v3, whole genome shotgun sequence:
- the LOC104116645 gene encoding probable glucan endo-1,3-beta-glucosidase A6 isoform X1, translating to MFKEKIMVEVIFTIAFLSFLAFSGAFPLANMIGVNYGRLGNNLPSPYESIELIKTMKAGKVKLYDANPEILRLLSGTNLHVSIMVPNDQISIVAANQSVANQWVRDNVLSYYPNTMIRYILVGNEVLSNKDDQSLWYDLVPAMRNIKKSIDGHRIHNIKIGTPLAMDMLQTSFPPSSGEFRLDIPRNSLLIPLLRFLNWTKSYFFIDVYPYFSWSQNPSSINLDFALFKGTQMYKDPVSGYVYTNLLDQMLDSVIFAMEKLGFYNIRLAIAETGWPNGGDYDQIGANIYNAATYNRNLVRRLTSQPLIGTPARPESTIPTFIFSLYDENQKEGPGTERHWGLLLPNGKPIYDIDLTGEISEAEFSKLPVPKNNGPFNGKLWCVLAKDIVNEMDLGQALEFACKRDGICDELSPGKSCYQPVSIVAHANYAFSSYWAKFRKDGETCHFNGLAVQTTVDPSHGSCKFPYVSL from the exons ATGTTCAAAGAGAAAATCATGGTAGAAGTCATTTTTACTATtgctttcctttcttttcttgctTTCTCAG GTGCATTTCCACTAGCAAACATGATTGGAGTAAATTATGGAAGGCTAGGAAACAACTTACCATCTCCATATGAATCAATAGAGCTTATAAAAACAATGAAAGCTGGTAAAGTCAAGCTATATGATGCAAATCCAGAGATACTTAGATTATTATCAGGCACAAATCTTCATGTCTCAATCATGGTACCAAATGATCAAATCTCAATTGTAGCTGCAAATCAATCAGTTGCAAACCAATGGGTACGCGATAACGTTCTTTCTTACTATCCAAACACTATGATCCGATATATTTTAGTAGGAAATGAAGTTTTAAGTAACAAGGATGATCAAAGTTTATGGTATGATCTTGTTCCAGCAATGAGAAATATCAAGAAATCGATCGATGGACATAGAATTCACAACATTAAAATTGGTACCCCTTTAGCTATGGACATGTTACAAACCTCATTTCCACCTTCCAGTGGTGAATTTAGGTTAGATATTCCAAGAAACTCACTATTGATACCATTGTTGAGATTCTTGAATTGGACAAAATCTTACTTCTTTATTGATGTTTATCCTTATTTCTCATGGTCCCAAAATCCATCTTCCATAAATCTTGATTTTGCACTATTTAAAGGTACTCAAATGTATAAGGATCCAGTTAGTGGCTATGTTTACACAAACCTCTTGGATCAAATGCTTGATTCTGTGATTTTTGCAATGGAAAAATTAGGGTTTTACAATATTAGATTGGCAATAGCAGAAACTGGATGGCCTAATGGAGGTGACTATGATCAAATTGGTGCTAATATCTACAATGCAGCTACATATAATCGAAATCTTGTACGTAGATTGACATCACAACCACTTATTGGTACACCAGCTCGTCCAGAGTCAACGATACCTACGTTTATTTTTTCACTCTATGATGAAAATCAAAAGGAAGGTCCAGGTACCGAGAGGCACTGGGGATTGTTACTACCTAATGGTAAGCCAATTTACGATATCGACTTGACTGGAGAGATATCAGAGGCTGAATTTTCTAAGTTACCAGTGCCAAAAAATAATGGACCATTTAATGGGAAGTTATGGTGTGTTTTGGCAAAGGATATTGTGAATGAAATGGATTTAGGACAAGCTTTGGAATTTGCATGTAAGAGAGATGGAATTTGTGATGAACTTTCTCCTGGAAAATCATGTTATCAACCTGTTTCTATTGTTGCTCATGCAAATTATGCATTTAGTTCATATTGGGCTAAGTTTAGAAAAGATGGTGAAACTTGTCATTTCAATGGGCTTGCTGTTCAAACCACTGTTGACCCAA GTCATGGATCATGCAAATTCCCTTATGTTTCTCTCTGA
- the LOC104116645 gene encoding probable glucan endo-1,3-beta-glucosidase A6 isoform X2, with translation MIGVNYGRLGNNLPSPYESIELIKTMKAGKVKLYDANPEILRLLSGTNLHVSIMVPNDQISIVAANQSVANQWVRDNVLSYYPNTMIRYILVGNEVLSNKDDQSLWYDLVPAMRNIKKSIDGHRIHNIKIGTPLAMDMLQTSFPPSSGEFRLDIPRNSLLIPLLRFLNWTKSYFFIDVYPYFSWSQNPSSINLDFALFKGTQMYKDPVSGYVYTNLLDQMLDSVIFAMEKLGFYNIRLAIAETGWPNGGDYDQIGANIYNAATYNRNLVRRLTSQPLIGTPARPESTIPTFIFSLYDENQKEGPGTERHWGLLLPNGKPIYDIDLTGEISEAEFSKLPVPKNNGPFNGKLWCVLAKDIVNEMDLGQALEFACKRDGICDELSPGKSCYQPVSIVAHANYAFSSYWAKFRKDGETCHFNGLAVQTTVDPSHGSCKFPYVSL, from the exons ATGATTGGAGTAAATTATGGAAGGCTAGGAAACAACTTACCATCTCCATATGAATCAATAGAGCTTATAAAAACAATGAAAGCTGGTAAAGTCAAGCTATATGATGCAAATCCAGAGATACTTAGATTATTATCAGGCACAAATCTTCATGTCTCAATCATGGTACCAAATGATCAAATCTCAATTGTAGCTGCAAATCAATCAGTTGCAAACCAATGGGTACGCGATAACGTTCTTTCTTACTATCCAAACACTATGATCCGATATATTTTAGTAGGAAATGAAGTTTTAAGTAACAAGGATGATCAAAGTTTATGGTATGATCTTGTTCCAGCAATGAGAAATATCAAGAAATCGATCGATGGACATAGAATTCACAACATTAAAATTGGTACCCCTTTAGCTATGGACATGTTACAAACCTCATTTCCACCTTCCAGTGGTGAATTTAGGTTAGATATTCCAAGAAACTCACTATTGATACCATTGTTGAGATTCTTGAATTGGACAAAATCTTACTTCTTTATTGATGTTTATCCTTATTTCTCATGGTCCCAAAATCCATCTTCCATAAATCTTGATTTTGCACTATTTAAAGGTACTCAAATGTATAAGGATCCAGTTAGTGGCTATGTTTACACAAACCTCTTGGATCAAATGCTTGATTCTGTGATTTTTGCAATGGAAAAATTAGGGTTTTACAATATTAGATTGGCAATAGCAGAAACTGGATGGCCTAATGGAGGTGACTATGATCAAATTGGTGCTAATATCTACAATGCAGCTACATATAATCGAAATCTTGTACGTAGATTGACATCACAACCACTTATTGGTACACCAGCTCGTCCAGAGTCAACGATACCTACGTTTATTTTTTCACTCTATGATGAAAATCAAAAGGAAGGTCCAGGTACCGAGAGGCACTGGGGATTGTTACTACCTAATGGTAAGCCAATTTACGATATCGACTTGACTGGAGAGATATCAGAGGCTGAATTTTCTAAGTTACCAGTGCCAAAAAATAATGGACCATTTAATGGGAAGTTATGGTGTGTTTTGGCAAAGGATATTGTGAATGAAATGGATTTAGGACAAGCTTTGGAATTTGCATGTAAGAGAGATGGAATTTGTGATGAACTTTCTCCTGGAAAATCATGTTATCAACCTGTTTCTATTGTTGCTCATGCAAATTATGCATTTAGTTCATATTGGGCTAAGTTTAGAAAAGATGGTGAAACTTGTCATTTCAATGGGCTTGCTGTTCAAACCACTGTTGACCCAA GTCATGGATCATGCAAATTCCCTTATGTTTCTCTCTGA